One window of the Leishmania panamensis strain MHOM/PA/94/PSC-1 chromosome 8 sequence genome contains the following:
- a CDS encoding hypothetical protein (TriTrypDB/GeneDB-style sysID: LpmP.08.0370): protein MTTTTQYTRSTILAWANDVLETSYTTFQDIPSHEVGLLLYGIFLGSTSRGNATASGLEDAAATATSASVPLLTEAQLHTHHQRHKATCMRYLQLLQFPSTPSPTTPANTAPPVAAAITWTTAEASASSPGRTSASALPLFPDGHHVVTSAVAQQRNAEHVLALIRALSAEEAELLRAEANDSPARGGGSTANAVLLLGSSMTPEAWLSGGAFVEELKLWRWVRLMAERHRISPRAIRRTIRAYLQHEGGSVVSVVPAPAKEAHTSPPSCAQSRGASPAPQSPTFVSEMRNVAEVALGEVRGGPLPSKSTQALPEEVSGNPAFQEIKRMRPEMLPSTSPPPANPAAATTAAITGPAMLSLTPLVGPVSPAHVLFSPIKEVAATEDGAGPDDCNATSLSWAIPGSSLHSPSTAAITSYVAQATELQAALRSAQVALENELTLHRAQQQQQPLRLPTCASGSTSPRSSGGDMLDGAGAVRKVAQLLAPATNPSDAQESLCRQHMVNTVFAKTLGGRGDSSLSSPVPDALTCDVCPSIMAHAIQCNLTAIDDLENVRARAIAACLKKDPVTLLATLQSIV from the coding sequence atgacgacgacgacgcagtACACGCGATCTACGATTCTAGCGTGGGCAAATGACGTGCTAGAGACGTCTTACACCACCTTCCAGGACATCCCGAGCCACGAGGTGGGCCTCCTGCTCTATGGCATCTTTCTCGGCTCCACCTCCAGAGGCAACGCTACGGCGAGTGGCCTTGAGGAcgctgccgcgacggcgaCCAGCGCCAGTGTGCCGTTGCTGAccgaagcgcagctgcacacgcaccaccagCGACACAAAGCGACCTGCATGCGTTAccttcagcttctgcagTTCCCTTCTAcgccctcccccaccacaccagcTAACACTGCTcctcctgttgctgctgccatcacATGGACGACGGCGGAAGCGTCCGCTTCAAGCCCCGGTCGTACATCCGCTTCGGCTTTGCCATTATTCCCAGACGGCCACCACGTCGTCACTtctgcggtggcgcagcagcgcaacgctGAGCACGTTCTCGCGCTGATCCGCGCTCTTAGCGCCGAGGAAGCGGAGTTGTTACGCGCGGAGGCCAACGATTCGCCAgcgcgtggtggcggcagcaccgcaaaTGCCGTTTTACTGCTTGGGTCGTCGATGACACCAGAGGCGTGgctgagcggcggcgcctttgTTGAGGAGCTGAAGCTATGGCGGTGGGTGCGACTTATGGCGGAGCGGCACCGCATCTCCCCCCGCGCCATTCGCCGCACCATTCGTGCCTACCTTCAGCAtgaaggcggcagcgtcgtctCGGTGGTGCCAGCGCCTGCgaaggaggcacacacaagtcCGCCAAGCTGTGCCCAGTCGCGAGGCGCTTCGCCGGCACCACAGTCGCCAACCTTTGTGAGCGAGATGCGCAACGTGGCAGAGGTTGCGCTAGGCGAGGTGCGTGGTGGCCCCCTCCCTAGCAAGAGCACGCAAGCGCTCCCAGAAGAGGTTTCAGGCAATCCTGCATTCCAGGAGATCAAGCGCATGCGACCGGAGATGCTGCCTTcgacctcaccgccgcctgccAATCCAGCTGCAGCTACAACGGCAGCCATAACAGGGCCGGCGATGTTGAGTCTTACCCCGCTTGTCGGGCCTGTGTCGCCCGCTCAcgtgcttttctctcccaTCAAGGAAGTAGCAGCAACCGAAGACGGTGCCGGCCCAGACGACTGCAACGCGACGAGCCTCAGTTGGGCAATTCCTGGCAGTAGTTTACACAGCCCTTCTACAGCAGCGATCACATCGTACGTCGCGCAGGCaacggagctgcaggcggcgcttcGCAGTGCCCAAGTGGCTCTTGAGAACGAGCTAACGTTGCAtcgagcacagcagcaacagcagcctcTTAGGCTGCCGACATGTGCGTCCGGAAGTACATCGCCACGCTCCTCTGGCGGCGACATGCTTgatggcgcaggtgcagtGCGCAAGGTGGctcagctgctggcgccagCGACGAACCCGTCTGATGCGCAGGAGAGTTTGTGTCGTCAGCACATGGTGAATACTGTCTTCGCCAAGACACTCGGTGGTCGAGGTGAttcatcgctgtcgtcgcccGTCCCCGATGCGCTCACATGCGATGTGTGTCCGTCCATCATGGCGCACGCGATACAGTGCAATCTCACTGCCATCGATGACTTAGAAAACGTTCGCGCTCGCGCGATTGCGGCGTGCCTTAAGAAGGATCCGGTGACGTTACTCGCCACGCTGCAGAGCATTGTGTGA
- a CDS encoding hypothetical protein (TriTrypDB/GeneDB-style sysID: LpmP.08.0380), with the protein MVLRRRCGTVISTAATTSIAGLLCSTRLIASEFKGLCTRSGGATLPPSISNNEPILPMDFNPHIEWFEYPKEIFDPKFPYTREESIRMTEESWESTMDEMASKYGMRLNMSSKPTFWMAWSIMFFYSWYTLWGCYRAMGTEPGWSHFKNVVLNQPTVPVLEEDDIYLDQWMRPEMREKFCRYDRFWNWKPLVKRTGAKTTWQIPMHYADESEWRHMTSRY; encoded by the coding sequence ATGGTGCTGCGTCGTAGGTGTGGCACCGTGATCTCGACGGCGGCCACTACGTCAATCGCCGGCCTGCTGTGCAGTACTCGCCTCATTGCAAGCGAGTTCAAAGGCCTTTGCACGCGAAGCGGTGGGGCCACACTGCCACCGTCGATCAGCAACAACGAGCCGATTTTGCCAATGGACTTCAACCCGCACATTGAGTGGTTCGAGTACCCCAAAGAAATTTTTGACCCAAAGTTTCCGTACACCCGCGAGGAGAGCATCCGCATGACGGAGGAGTCGTGGGAGAGCACGATGGACGAGATGGCCAGCAAGTACGGCATGCGGCTGAACATGTCCTCCAAGCCAACGTTCTGGATGGCGTGGTCCATTATGTTCTTCTACAGCTGGTACACCCTCTGGGGCTGCTACCGCGCCATGGGCACAGAGCCGGGTTGGTCGCACTTCAAAAATGTCGTGCTGAACCAACCTACGGTGCCGGTGCTCGAAGAGGACGACATCTACCTCGATCAGTGGATGCGACCCGAGATGCGCGAGAAGTTCTGCCGCTATGACCGCTTCTGGAACTGGAAGCCACTGGTGAAGCGCACTGGCGCAAAGACAACCTGGCAGATCCCGATGCACTATGCCGACGAGTCTGAGTGGCGTCACATGACGAGCCGCTACTAG
- a CDS encoding hypothetical protein (TriTrypDB/GeneDB-style sysID: LpmP.08.0390) produces MALADSSTPPTASRTGFSVLSKAANSDGDVSAQHLFTVVSPSPSPESYSKMIQCTTGYPMSCVPSSRPHNANSRSGGSGGVGGRRRYGTDPMRLHGVLQLGHAVSTAADVSSFSRTAPHGSDGGASSREKDYIPYEEGAGAPPHSTTPLHAALRRAPSPAGAAAVARTGTSAASVLLRHSHGGKTRLLYADGHVETVVAGSATKPPAVRSHASSATRHRRWGAENKRSLPSASQLGATTREKAAAPPPPSANQQWLLESFNAVAQVHQLPPLPLLESITTSQWSGVTSSPGHPAHATESNGTWPVETGSSRQETKLSWIPIAAVESQPPRRPPQQQQQQATMNVTFPLPSQEKPPQLPGDFSNSTSKVDCPRKPNAADGEGESSGRTAAHRTLACGPSASSTVASANRYGTSNENTLADTVSTVVAGAPLSASSVGEVACCRAVVDAETVIAEIQRSIRAELVTQKRVGAQTFASRYARDMSASPSLFSLRFPFRSLSELYAFVDRPDNAGTATATSHCELSVEQPSIPSSRNHRAASITSEVEEAPSTRPAEAPPQQQTPDVLLPHAQITTPSGFSVPELLQDRLLPREAPELQHKMSELYAVRDLIDTCDSTVCRFAVSFMWFVLLRCRKAHREQSLVDGFSRLSRALSNAFPHVSLDKALPPLDVLEQLLVELLTCSRHSAAMQKATNTASLATRAPSAATAACTSRCAQELQTPGRSSMLKRTSDGAASTSGRQASVSSASPLRSMTQNTSRTPNAVIIATTPSTMPLRLRLQDHNAYFPLLLSPAWSRLLSKNATDDSSSAGNQKSSPRRPQQQQHEPYSPHQREEKGVFPSDDALVILSKVYQDLWLQHSEYVQLCLYEELLYKQLAMQFGSFAVQLHQRCANAKASTASATTASFSATVRQALQPSVTWLSPAVAEPTSNTGADGGVDLRSTRSSVPTSRGGHLRASKARNTTTTMATTPVTAAAAATPVVTDGILDSLLLLVAHATYYNCVFCFPNDVYAGLFDEDFRADVVRWLFFCSHGIVLTHVQVRRWPMPAKADYVEAQLKRKVAVERELSALGLLTTYEQQPIGTCHKAAAPGERGKSSHTVSANAAKSASLVVTAEDSTFDVGDVAANSEARLVYQLSRYDRSAALHVAELERCMARLQRRHMAGGLHGSCSSQHQLRCGSASGRTPRNSTQSSMGSVAAVPSLYHVHSNLSEMGESVAPSSHRAAARTQTEARKPTQQNHSSGAASRAMSLAVEAGSVPRIPTDEPLTRAAESLPLLPPVDALSSNSNRSGFKQSVATRHSTKLRLRRSRCTSALLTASLAHRDGEEEARAQYRTSVAAAAGQDLVALAAELSTNGHKGSTARAAQRTNSAQADRQESDHRASFNGSAAPRTGAAALPYNRNVERLAAGGRSHQRQSSSGSLLSSYPLCISPAPIRDYWLAMLLRAPLWWTTRTAMATAAAVADAGVVTSPAALQQQSSQLVLWSSAPISADGEAVPRQDLCRLQLEPWRGLFAIVVVPPISKDAQQAAHHLHVYGETLAQQQARLYGMAELQGLHHQQNRQWCSQEHSRVLPVLALTPASNVAEMPASPMGVAVSVPEAAEKDEPTVSVTAPCALCISGAERNGHSVEAAMEALRRSTAMLPVVPLGIPEDAAAVAGPTTTARLVTASTLTASHLRRHGVGETYQGRTSPFLKLYSSDAIPTSSGPSPGLMCRKGGDRVRWQAHRHQAHHSVAASRNGSPESTEVTELTVATTPFVSPLGTTTQDPIPQRPTGAHSHRYTPADQGLTVRSTAVATTRTAVVTKPSMQSSGGGPSIHVPSSGGHLRSRGGGGRSNGDTSDKKSTMYHQGNTFAITAIPREETTLRPRRLGPLKKEALHRRAQLLADMDTICKRDQVARQHYIVQHLHLSNAMTYTQSEAMMRRYRAQSRLALERLICDEVCDAAATHAVAERTKEFRL; encoded by the coding sequence ATGGCCTTGGCAGattcctccacccctcccacTGCAAGCCGCACGGGATTTTCAGTCCTCAGTAAGGCTGCCAACAGTGATGGTGATGTtagcgcgcagcacctcttcacggtagtctctccctccccttcgccgGAGTCGTACTCCAAGATGATCCAGTGCACTACGGGGTATCCCATGTCCTGCGTACCGTCATCCCGGCCACACAACGCCAACTCGCgaagtggcggcagcggcggtgttgGTGGCCGTCGACGCTATGGAACTGATCCCATGCGCCTTCACGGTGTTCTGCAACTTGGCCATGCTGTTTCTACGGCGGCTGACGTCTCGTCCTTCTCGCGCACGGCACCCCatggcagcgacggcggtgccagtTCGCGCGAGAAGGACTACATTCCGTACGAAGAGGGGGCTGGTGCGCCTCCGCACagcaccacccccctccacgCGGCGCTACGACGTGCGCCTTCGCCCGCAGGAGCAGCCGCGGTCGCCCGGACAGGGACATCCGCCGCGTCCGTTTTACTGCGCCACTCGCACGGAGGCAAAACACGTCTGTTGTACGCCGACGGTCACGTCGAGACAGTCGTGGCGGGTAGCGCGACAAAGCCGCCAGCCGTACGTTCCCACGCATCCAGTGCGACGAGACACCGTCGCTGGGGCGCcgagaacaagagaagcCTCCCTTCGGCCTCGCAGCTAGGCGCAACCACGAGGGAGaaggcagctgcacctccacccccttcaGCTAATCAGCAGTGGTTACTCGAGTCCTTCAACgccgtggcgcaggtgcaccaactgccgccgttgccccTGCTCGAATCCATCACCACGTCGCAGTGGAGCGGCGTCACCTCGTCCCCTGGTCACCCTGCGCACGCGACGGAGAGCAATGGGACGTGGCCGGTGGAGACGGGGTCGAGCCGACAAGAGACAAAGCTCTCGTGGATACCCATCGCAGCCGTTGAGTCGCAGCCGCCGAGACGaccaccgcagcaacagcaacagcaggcTACCATGAACGTCACTTTCCCGCTCCCTTCGCAAGAGAAGCCGCCACAACTGCCAGGTGACTTCAGCAACAGCACGAGCAAAGTCGATTGTCCCAGGAAACCCAACGCGGCTGACGGTGAAGGGGAAAGTAGTGGGCGCACGGCAGCCCATCGTACTTTGGCATGTGGGCCGTCTGCAAGTTCCACAGTCGCCTCGGCTAACCGTTACGGTACCTCCAACGAAAACACGCTCGCCGACACGGTGTCCACAGTGGTCGCTGGCGCCCCTCTCAGCGCGAGCAGCGTTGGCGAGGTTGCCTGCTGCAGAGCAGTTGTCGACGCGGAGACTGTCATCGCAGAGATACAACGGAGCATTCGTGCTGAGCTGGTGACCCAGAAGCGCGTCGGTGCACAGACCTTTGCGAGTCGCTACGCTCGCGACATGTCCGCCTCGccgtccctcttctctcttcgcttcccTTTCCGTTCATTGTCCGAGCTATACGCGTTTGTGGATCGCCCTGACAACGCTGGGACTGCTACTGCCACGTCGCACTGCGAGCTGAGCGTAGAACAGCCCAGTATACCGTCCTCGAGGAACCACCGGGCGGCCAGCATCACCAGtgaagtggaggaggcgccttCCACCCGtcctgcagaagcgccaccgcagcagcagacgccaGACGTACTGctgccacacgcacagatcACGACGCCGTCTGGTTTCAGTGTaccggagctgctgcaggatcGTCTGCTGCCACGCGAGGCGCCAGAGCTACAGCACAAGATGAGCGAACTTTACGCCGTCCGCGACCTCATTGACACGTGTGACTCGACGGTGTGTCGGTTCGCCGTGTCATTTATGTGGTTTGTTCTCCTGCGGTGCCGAAAGGCACACCGCGAACAGTCTTTGGTCGATGGCTTCAGTCGCCtgtcgcgcgctctctccaaCGCCTTTCCGCACGTCTCGCTGGacaaggcgctgccgccgttggatgtgctggagcagctgctggtggaACTCCTGACCTGCTCGCGCCactcagcagcgatgcagaaAGCGACGAACACCGCGTCGCTTGCTACCAGGGCACCGAGCGCCGCAACTGCTGCCTGCACCTCACGGTGCGCGCAGGAGTTACAGACACCCGGTCGTTCGTCCATGCTCAAGAGGACCTCTGATGGGGCAGCAAGCACAAGTGGGCGGCAGGCAAGCGTGAGCTCAGCATCGCCGTTAAGGTCTATGACGCAGAACACAAGCCGCACCCCTAATGCCGTGATCATCGCCACAACTCCATCGACAatgccgctgcggcttcgGCTGCAAGACCACAACGCTTACTTTCCGCTGCTGTTGAGCCCGGCATGGTCAAGGCTGCTCAGTAAGAATGCCACCGATGACAGTAGCAGTGCCGGTAACCAAAAATCATCGCCAAGgcgcccgcagcagcagcagcatgaaCCGTACAGTCCGCACcagcgagaggagaaaggcgtGTTCCCCTCTGACGATGCCCTGGTCATTCTCTCCAAGGTGTATCAGGATCTGTGGCTGCAACACAGCGAGTACGTGCAACTGTGCCTGTACGAGGAGCTTCTGTACAAGCAGCTCGCCATGCAGTTCGGCAGCTTcgcagtgcagctgcaccagcggtgCGCGAACGCCAAGGCGTCGACGGcgtccgccaccaccgcgtccTTCTCCGCCACAGTCCGCCAAGCCCTCCAACCTTCGGTGACGTGGCTTTCGCCTGCTGTAGCAGAGCCCACTTCCAATACGGGCGCTGATGGCGGGGTTGACCTCCGCTCAACCCGAAGCAGCGTGCCGACGTCGAGGGGCGGCCATCTGCGGGCGTCGAAGGCCAGAAATACCACCACTACGATGGCCACCACTCccgtcactgctgcagctgctgctacgcCTGTCGTCACGGATGGCATTCTTGacagcctgctgctgctcgtggcTCACGCCACCTACTACAACTGTGTCTTCTGCTTTCCGAATGACGTCTATGCCGGCCTCTTCGACGAGGATTTCCGCGCGGATGTGGTGCGCTGGcttttcttctgctcccACGGCATTGTCCTGACGCATGTGCAGGTGCGGCGCTGGCCCATGCCGGCTAAGGCCGACTACGTGGAGGCTCAGTTGAAGCGCAAGGTCGCCGTAGAGCGCGAGCTGTCGGCGCTGGGACTGCTGACGACGtatgagcagcagccgatAGGGACTTGCCACAAAGCTGCCGCCCCAGGTGAGCGAGGAAAGTCATCGCACACCGTCAGTGCGAATGCTGCGAAGTCCGCCTCGCTCGTTGTGACCGCGGAGGACAGCACCTTCGACGTTGGCGACGTCGCGGCCAACAGTGAGGCCCGGCTAGTCTATCAACTCAGCCGGTACGACCGctccgctgcactgcacgtGGCAGAGCTTGAGAGGTGCATGGCACGCCTCCAACGGCGCCACATGGCAGGCGGTctgcacggcagctgcagctcgcagcatcagctgcgctgcggtaGTGCCTCTGGTCGGACCCCCCGCAATAGCACTCAGAGCTCCATGGGAagtgtggcggcggtgccatcgCTGTACCACGTGCATTCGAACCTCAGCGAGATGGGGGAGTCAGTGGCACCCAGCTCCCACCGTGCggccgcacgcacgcagacgGAGGCCAGGAAGCCGACTCAGCagaaccacagcagcggtgctgcttcacGAGCGATGTCACTGGCAGTGGAGGCGGGAAGTGTTCCTCGCATACCCACTGACGAACCTCTCACAAGAGCAGCGGagtcactgccgctgctcccccCTGTCGACgcgctcagcagcaacagcaatcGGAGCGGGTTCAAGCAGAGCGTTGCCACCCGCCATAGCACTAaactgcggctgcggcggtcGCGGTGCACGTCGGCTCTTTTGACAGCTTCTTTGGCCCACCGTGatggagaggaagaagcccGTGCGCAGTACCGAACGAgtgtcgccgcggcggcgggccAGGACTTGGTAGCACTGGCTGCAGAACTCAGCACCAACGGCCACAAGGGCAGTACTGCGAGAGCGGCACAGAGGACAAATTCGGCACAGGCGGACCGCCAAGAGAGCGACCACAGAGCGAGCTTCaatggcagcgctgctcctcgtacTGGTGCTGCGGCTTTACCATACAACCGCAACGTTGAACGCCTCGCAGCCGGAGGCCGATCCCACCAGCGGCAGTCCTCTTCCGGCTCTCTCCTGTCTTCATACCCTCTCTGCATCAGCCCGGCACCCATCCGTGATTACTGGCTGGCCATGCTACTGCGCGCCCCGCTCTGGTGGACGACGcggacggcgatggcgacggctgcagcggtggcagacgCAGGAGTCGTAACATCGCctgccgcactgcagcaacagAGCTCGCAGCTCGTTCTGTGGTCATCCGCGCCGATCAGCGCGGATGGCGAAGCGGTGCCGCGCCAAGACCTGTGTCGCCTACAGCTCGAACCATGGCGGGGGCTCTTCGCCATCGTCGTGGTGCCGCCGATCAGCAAGGACGCTCAGCAGGCGGCGCATCACCTCCACGTCTATGGCGAGacactggcgcagcagcaggcgcgcctGTACGggatggcggagctgcaggggctgcaccaccagcaAAACCGCCAGTGGTGCTCGCAGGAGCACAGCCGGGTGCTGCCTGTTTTGGCCCTCACCCCAGCGTCCAACGTGGCAGAGATGCCAGCGTCCCCGATGGGAGTCGCCGTTTCGGTCCCAGAGGCCGCAGAGAAGGATGAGCCCACCGTCAGCGTCACCGCACCGTGTGCATTGTGCATCAGCGGAGCAGAGAGGAATGGCCACAGCGTAGAAGCCGCcatggaggcgctgcgcaggagTACTGCGATGCTGCCAGTCGTGCCGCTTGGCATTCCGGaggacgcagcagcggtggcagggccgacgacgacagctAGGCTGGTGACCGCCAGCACGCTGACTGCCTCGCACCTGCGACGCCATGGCGTTGGGGAAACCTACCAGGGCCGCACGTCCCCCTTTTTAAAGTTGTACTCGTCCGATGCCATCCCGACGTCGTCGGGCCCGTCGCCCGGGCTCATGTGCAGGAAGGGGGGTGATCGCGTCCGATGGCAGGCGCATCGGCACCAGGCGCACCACAGCGTCGCGGCTAGCCGTAATGGTAGCCCTGAATCGACGGAGGTAACAGAGCTCACCGTGGCCACCACGCCCTTCGTTTCACCGTTGGGGACTACGACGCAGGACCCCATTCCGCAGCGACCCACCGGGGCACACTCGCACCGTTACACACCAGCCGACCAGGGCCTTACagtgcgcagcaccgctgtggCCACGACGCGCACAGCCGTCGTCACGAAGCCATCGATGCAATCGAGTGGGGGGGGCCCAAGCATCCACGTCCCCAGCAGCGGAGGTCACCTTCGCtcacgcggcggtggcggtaggAGCAACGGCGACACCAGCGACAAGAAGAGTACGATGTACCACCAAGGCAACACCTTTGCCATTACTGCTATTCCGCGCGAGGAGACAACGCTGCGGCCGCGTCGGCTAGGTCCACTGAAGAAGGAAGCGCTTCATcggcgcgcgcagctgctaGCGGACATGGACACGATTTGCAAGCGAGACCAGGTGGCTCGACAGCACTACATCGTCCAGCACCTACACCTGTCCAATGCTATGACCTACACGCAGTCAGAGGCTATGATGCGGCGCTATCGCGCACAAAGCCGCCTAGCGCTAGAGCGGCTGATCTGCGACGAGGTCTgcgacgcggcagcgacccatgcggtggcggagaggaCGAAGGAATTCAGACTCTAG